ACCAATACCTGTCCCCAGGGACATCATAATGACATGTCTTGGCTTAATAGTTTGTCTCAATTCAGCATTAGAATCTTCCTTTTTTTGACCTGGTAAAAGTTCTTCATCTTGTATCGTAGTGCCAATCAATTCCACTTGTTGTTTATTTTCTAGATCAtctatataaatatctGGTCCGACTTTTTGATCGTCTTCTAGACCATTGGAGAATGGAGAAGACCGTTGGTATTGGTTATTACCAGGATACTCAGTAGGTTCATCTTTGGATGGAGCAATGGTAATTCGGTCTACGTTTGCCAATGAACTTTCATCATGATGTTCTGCTCTTTTAAACCCTTCCAAGAagtttctaattcttttatttttaatattcgATATAAAATCTTTCTGTGAAGAGTTTTGTGAAGAATCAGATCCATTATTAGTGTCTATCGACCCATCGTCGTAAGAAAATCGGTCTTGTGTCACATTTTCTGTAGTAATATCCTGTAGTGAATTAACACTTGTGCTATCAcctttaaaataatttttcattcctttttttcttaatcaGAAGTAAATGAAGCTGATGagaatttctaatattaattcaaaataatatttatatataacaCCCCGGGAATAGCTTGCTTATCCGtattattatgaatatgattagtattattattattattattatactaATGCTAATACAATACACCAGGACAATATGATATagaagataaaatatttgattaatattatatagatACGAGTGGAAGGGAAACAAGGGGAATaaggaagaagaagaggaagaaaGTATGGGTATCCCTTGAGAAAAGGAGAAACAGCTATAAAATTTCCAACCTATGTTAGTGTAtatgtttatatatatataatgatCTTTTTACagattatttcaatttaatagaaaaaaaagagagaGCATTGGTTAGTAATGTCGGTAGCGACGGAATTAATCTAACAAGAGTTTATTTGACTatctattttcttttttttttcttttctctttAACATTCATAATAATGGCTAATTAAAAGAAGTAaggaataataaaaagagtATATCTTTTGGGCACATTACTGATGTTTATcatgataaattataatatatggtattataatttcttaaatgaATGTTTTTCCCAGATAAGGGCCAGTTGTAGAGTATATTGCGTAGCGAGTATTTCCTAGTATATCGGGGTCagcatttctttttttaaatgctCGAATGTTGGTATTTCTACCGAAGGTACGGGGCACAGCCACAGAATTGCTCGCACAGAATGGCAATTGAACCCTCggaaatttctttttctcaTTCGGGAGTTTCTTTTCCGTCTCGGCGAAAATCCCCGATTTCCCCGAATTTCCCCGATCGGTTCCGTCCGAAACAACGCTGCACTCCCGGTGGAAAAAGAAACGGTCGCAGACAGCGCACGTGATGCCGGAAATGTTGCGAAAATTGCCGAGTGACTAGCGATAAGTTCCGAAGTCTGTATTTAAATCCTCGATGGCGGCTGGATATTGTGGTCACGCACAGAGCCCCTATAAGAAAACATGACGCGTCAGAAATTATAGTgtaaatctaaaaatatcCTAATGAATTATAAATTCGTGAACTTTAAATTGTGAATTGTCAAATGTGTAAATACGATTGTAATACGAAACGAAATAATTGGCATTATCATGTTTCTAAAAGTAAATGGACTAACCACAGCCGTGACCACAGCCGTGACCACAGCCGTTAACATAGACGAGAACATTGCAATAAACACAGCCGTTTATAGGGCATCGATCATAGCATTAGCCAAGGCATTTTTTTTGcgaaataaatattcttaacacatttaattatataatcaAACATAATACACAATACATAATACACAATACACAATACAAAAGACAAAATAGTTAGATAATTATGAACGCGTAGAAAAGAGAGCAGATCCACTCTAGACGCTGTaggattatttttttttatttgtttttttttctccaTTTAGAAAAGAATACAAtatgatgatttatttttgacttgttcaaaaaaatttcttatgTTACAATAATGACAGTATTTTTACAATTctttgaatatataaatgcAGAACGCAATTGCAAAATTTGCAAAAGCGTGAGAACGTTTAACACCAGAAATCCACGACTCTTTTCCATTTTGGACCgtttcttaatttttccttatactcttcatcttcttgaCGCAacaattcttcatcaaatatGATTCTATGCGAGATCAGATCGATATTCTTTGCTCTAATGAATAATCTGAAATCTCTTCTCCAGAGTTTGAAACCGACATACAAGGCTAACAAAATTGGCATAgccaaataattttgaaagaaattttcGGCATCCAAAGTATGAGTGTTCATAGGGACCAAAGCGACCCAGAATTGAGCCACCAAGGCCAAGAATAACATGATGGCAGCGTAATAAGACCCCAATACCCCGGTCTGAGCTCTGAAACCTAATTCACCCAAGGATCTGCCTTGGACTTGCATACCTCTTCTAAATCTAATATGACTTACACAGATGGCAAACCAAGTGAAGATTTGAGATAAACCAGAGATAGCCAATAACCATGTGAAGACATCAGTTTCCTTTGGAGATGTAGCACAAAAGGCAATGACGGCAATAATGGCTGCACAAAGCATGGATCTTAAAGGTCTACCGTTACGATCGACGTAATCGAACCATTTAGGAGCGTACCCAACTTGAGCCAAACCTAATAATAGACGAGAAGATGAGTAAAAGGCTGAGTTTGCCACTGACAAAACAGATAACAAGATGACAGCGTTGATAAAATGTTGAACAACATGAACCCCATGTAATGAAGCAGCAAGGACATAAGGAGATGCAGAGTTACCACCAGAACTGGAACCCATCAATTGATCAGAATTGTATGGAACTAAGAACCCaatcaaaataatggaagttaagaaaattaaaaggaTTCTGTATGCAACCTTCTTAGCAGCAGATGGGATGGCCTTTCTTGGATTAGATTGTTCAGCTGCAGTTAAAGCGATAAATTCAGTAGCACCAAATGCGAAAGCTGCGGTAACGAAGGTATCCATAACACctttaaatctttcaatCTTGGTTTGACCTCTAAATGCACCTGGATCATTCCAATACTTGGCACCAATATAACCATCAGTACCAGCCGCACCAgtattaatacaaatagCCATGATGAAAAACccaatcatcatcataacTTTGCAacaattaaagaagaattcaGCCTCGGCATAACCTTTAGCACCaaagaaattaatcaaCAGAATCAACACATAAAAGATAACAACAAATACATCAGGATCCACTTTAGTGGTCCAATATTTGATAGTCATAGAGGAAGTGACTAATTCCAAGGGACAAACACAAAGCCATTGAATACAATAAACCCATGCGACGGCAAAATTGAAACCAGGGTCCACAAGGAAACTTGGGAAAGTATTAAACGACCCATTAACTTTAGAATATGCAACAGCTAATTCACCACATGCTTgaataatacaataaagACAAGTACCCATGATACCATAACCGATAACCAAAGGAGCAGGACCAGCTTGAGCCAGAGGAGTACCGTTACCCACCAGTAAACCAGTACCAATACCTGTCCCCAAGGACATCATAATGACGTGCCTTGGCTTAATAGTTTGTTTCAATTGAGCATTTTCATCTTGTTGTTCCACTGGTTGAGAATCCACATTGACCGTGGCGTaatctaattcatcatctcTAATATGTAAATTGgatttcttattttctaaatcattatcaaaCTCTTGCATAGAATAATTCTCCACTGCATTTTCATCAGCAGTTGACGATGAGGCATTCGGGGTCTCTGCTCTTTTAAATGAATCTAACcaatttctaaatctttcaTTCTTCACTTGAGGCAAGAATTTGGAAGCACCATGAGGGGAGGAAGATTGATTATTGTTAGTGGATTCATTATCTGAATCATCGTTATCTGAGTCGCCTGGAGCAAATTGAACATTGGTAGCATCTTTGGAAGAATGATGAGTGGACCTATTGTGAAGAGAAGGTTGATCGAAATACTCGACCTCATGTTCACTAGTGATTTCGTAATCTTTCGGTGTTTGCATGATTGCTGAGTTGGTCATTATAAAAACgactaaaaaaattaaactatgCTAGACAGCGACTAATAGACAGCTTAATAAgactaatttttttttatttaattaaacaaaCAAGAAATATCCAAGATACAAGAGAAAGAGAGAGAGGAACTCACGACTACTACGGAACTCACGGAACTGAAAGACGTGGAACTAAAGATGAAACTTATTGATACTCACCCACAGAAAACTCCTAGACATATATAGAATGAAGGATGCCATACGTACGGTTTTGGATgacaaaatttttttttgcatttacaataaattttttcaataccaatatcaaaaatttttcaatatttcaataacaaaaaaGCAATTTAAATCCCGGCCATTTACTTTGTTTGGGAACCAAACCAACTCTTTCTACGGAACATGTCTATTTTGGGCAGCTCTTGCGACACGCTCCGCAAACAaagtagaaaaaaaaaacttcaTTCGGAATGCCAGGCATTTTTTGTAAGACGCGTCGGGacaatgaaaaaaagaaaaaaaaaagagaattgCCGGACACCATATCCGGCCGGACAACATTGTCCTCCACCCGGACACCACAACCACAATGCATCCTTGCATCAGTCACCCGTGCCCCCACACTTTTTCATCCGTACACCTCGCCATCCCCGCCCGTGCCCCCACGCATTCCGCCCGTGCCCCACCAGATCCCCCTTGCCTGCCCCTTGTTCGCCCCACATCCACCTTGAGATTCAAAATCAACATATATACGATCACAGACATATATAAGCGCCCATGCCCTTGCCTGGCCctttatttgatttgatttgtTTATGTCAGTTCCAGGCACCAGTCCTTGTCCAAGCCCTTGTCCAAGCCA
This genomic stretch from Henningerozyma blattae CBS 6284 chromosome 1, complete genome harbors:
- the TBLA0A05190 gene encoding amino acid permease, producing the protein MQTPKDYEITSEHEVEYFDQPSLHNRSTHHSSKDATNVQFAPGDSDNDDSDNESTNNNQSSSPHGASKFLPQVKNERFRNWLDSFKRAETPNASSSTADENAVENYSMQEFDNDLENKKSNLHIRDDELDYATVNVDSQPVEQQDENAQLKQTIKPRHVIMMSLGTGIGTGLLVGNGTPLAQAGPAPLVIGYGIMGTCLYCIIQACGELAVAYSKVNGSFNTFPSFLVDPGFNFAVAWVYCIQWLCVCPLELVTSSMTIKYWTTKVDPDVFVVIFYVLILLINFFGAKGYAEAEFFFNCCKVMMMIGFFIMAICINTGAAGTDGYIGAKYWNDPGAFRGQTKIERFKGVMDTFVTAAFAFGATEFIALTAAEQSNPRKAIPSAAKKVAYRILLIFLTSIILIGFLVPYNSDQLMGSSSGGNSASPYVLAASLHGVHVVQHFINAVILLSVLSVANSAFYSSSRLLLGLAQVGYAPKWFDYVDRNGRPLRSMLCAAIIAVIAFCATSPKETDVFTWLLAISGLSQIFTWFAICVSHIRFRRGMQVQGRSLGELGFRAQTGVLGSYYAAIMLFLALVAQFWVALVPMNTHTLDAENFFQNYLAMPILLALYVGFKLWRRDFRLFIRAKNIDLISHRIIFDEELLRQEDEEYKEKLRNGPKWKRVVDFWC